Genomic window (Rhodothermales bacterium):
CATCTGATGCCGCATCTCGGTTACCACATCGGAGAGTTCTGAGGAGGTCCGCATGGCCATGGCCCGGCCGCGGATGCGCTCGAGTGCTGCTTCGATCAAGGCTGCTTGTGCTTGCGCCTCGGCCCGCTCCAGATCCTGATGCCTCCGATACGCGTGGTCGAAAGCCTGAGCCATCCGGGGAAGAATCGAGAGAATTTCCTCGGGGGGCTTGATCTTGAAATCAATGCAGAGTCGTACGGAGTCCGAAGGGCAAACGGCAACCCAGATCTCGGAAATCTGATTCTGGTCAATGGCCTCCTGGTATTCCTCGGTGTAGTCGGGATCATACTTCAGAGCCTCCTTCATCAGAAGCGCTATGGCTTCGGCATCTTCATGGAATACGGTGGACTCCTTCGCTCCCAGGAAGTCATGCACCATGACCTTCGGATCAAGATCGTCTGGATTAAAAATCCAATCGAAGGAATAGTCGGGGGACTCTGGCCCCAGTCGCGCCATCTCCGTTACCCGATGCTTCCCCTCGGGCGTTCGCGTATAGACCGTGCAGGCCATCACATCGGAAAGACCCAGCTGTACGAGCTGCTCCCGAAGGACATCGGCTACATCCACGATCTCGCCCGAGGTCTGCATGCCTGAGGCCCGCGCCCTCACTTTCTCGACGGCCAGGTTTATCTCGGCTTCGCGAGCAATGTGCTGAGCCTTTCGCAGTTCGTCTACGCGGCGTAGGGCCTCATCCAGCACGTCGGCCAAACGACGCTGAATAGACTCCACTTCACTCGGGGGATCATCTCCCCAAGCCATCGCAATCCATCCATCGTGAATTGGAGTCGATGTATACCACAACTCCAGAACCTTGGCCGACTCGACCAACGGCCGTGTTGTCTTCGCATATTGGGGGAAATGGTACTCCAAGCTCTTGATGTTAGCCAGAAGCTCCTCCCGATGGATATGACTCTTTGAAAAGGACTCTGTTTGCTGCAGAGCGCGCTCAACGGTCGGGTGCGGAGGATCCGGACGCTTGGGAAAGAACTGCCCGAACTCTTCCAGCGAGTCAGGCACGTTATCAGCGTCCAGAATGACCCAGAACCTGAGTTGGTCTTCATCGTGATGCTGGGATATGGATAATTCCTGCACAGCCCCTCCCCACAGCCGATCCACCTCCATTTTGAGCTGTTTCATGACCAGCGTCAAGTCGTCGGGCGACTGCATGCCCGTAGCTCGGGCCCGCACCTTTTCGACGGCCAGGTTGATCTCGGCCTCGCGGGCCAGTTGCTGAGCGTGCCGCAGCTCTTCGACTCGCTGCTGCGCTTCTGTCAGGACGGCAGCAATCCGGGGCTGCGCCGAAGCCACTTCTTCCGGCGGTTCCGTAACCCAGCTCAGATACATCCGACCTACCTGTACGGCGCAAACCGTAACCCATCCGTCTTGCATGCCACCATCAAGTGCCGCCTTCAACAGGTCGGCCTCCGGTGGATTGTAGTGCGCCAGTGATCTGTGAATCTGCCACATGGCATCAAGGTCGAAGAACAGATTCGCATATCCTTCCTCTAAAGCCCAGACCCTTTCGACCATGGGATGAAGGGGATCAGGTTTTTTGGGATACAGCAGTCCGAATTGGGCGAAGTCTTCGGGGACCTCTGCTGCATCAAAGATGGACCAGAACCGGAGCGTCTCGCTATCGGCCTCCTGCACCAGTCCTACTTCCACTATGCTCCCACCGTACAGCGAATTTGCCTCAACTTTGATCTGCTTGACGACTTCGATCAAATCCGATGGGTCTTTCATCTCTCCCGTCACGCGGCGGATGCGCTCAAGCGCGGCATCGATTTCCAAATCCCGGTTTGCCTTGGCCAACTCTTGCGTGCGGGCGTCCACTTCCTGCTGGAGCCTACGGGCGCGGGCCTCCAGTTCATCTATCGGAAAGGGAACCCCGTCCATCTGCGCATCCCACGGCACGGAGGCGTGCACTTGTGCAAGAAGCCAGATTTCGCTCTTGAAAACCCACGTGAATGTCATGCGGGCTTCCATACCGCTGCTTTCCGCCGATTCTGGATTGGCAACGGTGAACTCGCTCATGGCCACGGCGTGCGTGACATCGATCACATCCACGTACACGCTGTTGACGGTGTACGAAACACCTTGTGGCAGCTCCTCCCATTCGGTTTCCAGAAATTCTTGAAACTCCCTCTTGGAATAGACTCTCTCGTAGGCGCCCGTTCCAAAACCACAAAAATCATCTGTAATGAGTCCATACAGCTCTTCCAAAGCCCCATCGAAACGGGAGAATTGGAGCAGATGAAAACGTCGCACGCGTTCTTCAATCGTCTCCTTGGTGCGGGCTATATCCTTGTCCGGGAGGGGCATGGGTTCGGGATGGATGAGTTCTCTCCCCAACAATACGACATTTACCCGCTCGACAGCTCAAACGCGCCGCGCCCGGTCCGTTACCAGGTACACCACGGCCGCCAGCAGCGAGCCGCCCATAGCAACCATTCCCCACAGGTTTCCCGGGCCGCCGAGCGCCCAGCCGGCCAGCGGCATGGCCAACCACATGACGCACACCAGCACAAAGAGACCGAGGAGCGGCGGCGATTCCGGGGGGCGGCGCCACGCCACCCAGGCCGCCGCCGCGGCCGTCACAATCCCGAACGCCATCAGTGCCGCCGCGCCCATCCAGGGACCGTACAGCGATACGCCAGACAGCACCCCGGCCAGCGCCGCAATGATCATCCATTCCCGTTCATTCCGTGCGGGTCCCATGGTGTTCCTCCGGGCCAGTGCCCGTCTCTGTTCAGTTTGGCTCTGTTTGCTTTGAAAAGGCGGCGTCGAAGGCCACGTCCGACGGCGGAAAATCCACCGCTCCGACGAATGCACACGCCTCTTCGGCCCCGTGCTCACGGTCCATCCCGATGTCCTCCCACTCCACCGAAAGCGGCCCGACGTATCCAATCCGATTGAGCGCCCGGATGATCTCCTCGAAGTCCACGCTCCCGCGTCCCGGCGAACGGAATTCCCAGTGCCGACGCGCATCCCCGAAATCCGTATGGCCCCCGAACACCCCGGCCTCGGTTCCGTGCGTGGCCCACCAGACATCCTTCACGTGGACATGGAAGATGCGCTCCGCGAATGCCGAAATGAAGCCGACGTAGTCGACGCCCTGGTACGCCAGGTGGCTCGGATCGTAATTGAATCCGAACGCCTTGTGACCTCCAATCGCTTCCACCGCCCGGGCGGCCGATGCGGTGTCGAAGGCAATCTCCGTGGGATGCACCTCGAGCGCGAAGCGAACACCCTCCTCGCGGAAGACGTCCAGGATGGGGGTCCAGCGCGTGGCAAAATCCGCGAAACCGGCGTCGATCATGTCCTGCGATACGGGCGGGAAGGAGTACAGCAGATGCCAGATGGACGATCCGGTGAACCCGTTCACCACATCCACGCCCAGTTTTGCCGCGGCGCGGGCGGTGTCCTTCATTTCGTGGGCGGCCCGCGCCTGGACCCCCGTGGCCTCGCCGTCGCCCCATACGCGGGCCGGCAGTATGGCCTTGTGCCGTTCGTCAATCCGGTCGCACACGGCCTGCCCCACCAGATGGTTGCTGATGGCGTGCACCTCGAGGCCATACTGTGCCAACCGTCGGCGCACGCCCGCACAGTAATCCGTTTCGGACAGCGCCCGCTGGACGTCGAAATGATCGCCCCAACAGGCCAGTTCAAGGCCGTCGTATCCCCAATCGGCGGCTTTGCGCGCGAGAGTATCGAGGGGCAGGTCGGCCCACTGGCCGGTGAACAGGGTTATCGGTCTGGACATGGATTCAGGTGGGTTTCAGGCTGGATACGTGCCGTTTTCAGAAGATCATCGATTCGACTTTAATATTATATAGTCCATACAGGAGATTCTGAACTGGACCAGAGCATGAGATCCCCGATGTTGAACTATAGTTTATTAAAGCACGCACTTTATTAACATGTAGTCCTGCTGCCGCGCTTTGCAAGTCGCACAGTCCGCAGGGCCTGCTACATGTATTTAAAGCACTATACATTATTGAATCAGCGTTCGGGAAGGCTATAGCTGGCATTCACCCTCCGGGCGGGGTATAGCGGGCATCCATCCATTGCCGCTCCCGGCTGGAACGGAGCGCGGTTTCAATGAAATGCATGCCACGGGCGCCGTCCTGGACCGTGGGCAGGAGGCCCTGCTCGCGCGTGCGGAAGGCGGTGGCGGCATCCCGGTAGAGGTTCGCGAAGCCCTCGATGAAGCCTTCTGGGTGGCCGGGAGGCAGGCGTGACGCATCGGAGGCCTCAGGAGACAGGTATGAGCTGGCCCGGGTCAGGACCTGCGCCGGTCCGTTGCTGGTCAGCAAGTGCAGCTGGTTGGGGTGCTCCTGACGCCAGGTGAGGGCGGCGCGCTCCCCGTAGACCCGGAGCGTCAGGTTGTTTTCCTCACCCACCGAGATCTGCGAGGCATACAGGATGCCGCGCGCGCCGCCGTCATAATGGATGAGGAGCGACGCATCGTCTTCCATGTCCCGACCGATGACCACCGATCCGAGGTCGGCAAACAGTTCGGCCATTTCCAGGCCGGTCACGAAATGGACCAGGTTCTCGCAGTGGGTACCGATGTCGCCGAGCGCCGAGGACGGACCGGCCATGGCCGGGTCCGTGCGCCACACGGCCTGCTTGTTGCCGCTCGCCTCCAGCAGCGTGGACAGCCATCCCTGCGGATATTCGACGACGATCTTGCGGACGCGGCCCAGTTCGCCGGCGCGGACCATGGCCCGGGCCTGCCGGACCATGGGGTATCCGGTGTAGTTGTGCGTGAGCACGAACATGCGGCCGGTGTCGGTGACCAGTCGGCACAGGTCCTCCGCATCGGCCAGCGAGGTCGTCATGGGCTTGTCGCAGATCACGTCGAAGCCGCGCTCGAGTGCACGCCGAGCCATGGGGTAGTGCAGGCCGTTCGGGGTCACTATGGCAACGAAATCCAGCGGGGCCGCGGAAGGGTTTGAGGCTGCGTTTTCTGCGCGCTCGGCCTCGGCGTCCAGGAGCTGTTCCCAGGAATCGTAGACCCGGTCGGGGTCCAGGTACAGCTCGCGTCCCATGGCGGCAGACGCTTCCGGGCGGGACGAAAATGCGCCCGCCACGAGTTCGATTTCCCCGTCCATCCGGGCGGCCATCCGGTGGACGGCGCCAATGAATGCGCCAGGACCACCGCCGAGCATGGCGTAGCGGAGTTTCCTTTTGGCGGAGCCGTTTGGAGCGCTGTCTGACATTTCCAATTTTCCGTGGTTAACAATTCTGTAACATGACCGGCGTGCCCGTTTGGTAATTTACACGTCATGAACCTGCAGGTCCCCACGCGCGAACGCCCGCTCATCCTCATTGTAGACGACGAGGACGATATCCTCGACCTTCTCCAGTATAACCTGCAGAAGGAAGATTATGATACGCTCGCGGCGCGTGACGGCGCCGAGGGTCTGGAGCTGGCGGCCAAGCATGTACCCGACATCATCATCCTCGACATCATGATGCCGCGCATGGATGGTCTGGAAGCGTGTCGCCGCATGCGCGAACACAGTACGCTGCTGACGGTGCCCATCCTCATCCTGACCGCCCGCAGCGAGGCGGCGGACCAGGTGGTCGGCCTGGATTCCGGAGCGGACATCTACCTGGCCAAGCCCATTTCCATCCCCGTCCTGCTGAGCCAGGTGAAGGCCCTCCTGCGCGGCTCGTCCCGCTACGACACCCCACCCGATCTGCTGCGGATCATGGACCTGGAAATCGACCGCGACCGGTACGTGGTGCGCCGGACCGGTACCGATTTCACCATCCGCCTGGCACGCAAGGAGTTCGACCTGCTCTACTTTTTTGCCTCCCGACCGGGCAAGGTGTTTTCCCGACAGGACCTCCTGGATCGAGTCTGGGGACGGGACGTGTACGTGGTGGACCGGACCGTGGATGTCCACGTCCGGAAAATCCGCGAGAAGATCGGGGATCACTACATTGAGACCATCAAGGGGGTAGGGTACCGGTTTGCCGACACCCTGCCTGCGCGATAGCCGGCCCCGATCAACAGCCTCCTGAATCACCACCGCCAGCAGCCAGGCGTCCGCACATGCCCAGAGCACTTCCCATCCGCAATCAGATAGCCACGCGTGTGGCCGCCGGGACGGCAGCCGCCCTGCTCGTGGCGGGCCTGCTGGCGGCTTGGGCAGGCTGGCTGCCCACCTGGTGGTCGGCCGCCCTGTTGGCATTGGCAGCAGGAATTGCCGCCCACGTCGCCGTCCGGCGCGTGATCGGAGACCGCCTGCAGCAGGCGGAATTGGCGTTGCGTCTCATCCGCAAGCACGATTTCGAGCGGATGGGGCAGGCGGAGACATCCGCAGAGCGGGGCGACGAACTGGACGACCTGCTCCGTCAGATCAATCGGACGGGGCACATCCTGCGCAGCGAGTTCGAGGAAATCAGCAACATGGAGAGCTACCGGCGGGAGTTCGTGGGTAACGTGTCGCACGAACTCAAGACGCCCATTTTTTCCATCCGGGGATTCGCCGAGACCCTCATGAACGGGGCCCTGGACGACCCGGCCGTCAACCGGTCGTTCGTCGAGAAGATTGTCCGCAACGCGGACCGGCTCTCCAGTCTGGCCAGTGACCTCTCCGAGATATCCAAGCTGGAAACCGGCGAGCAGGGCATGCATCCGGAGACGTTTGACATGCGCCGCCTGTCGAAGGACGTCATCGATTCCGTCGAGCCCATGGCCGCCGAGCGCTCCATTTCCATCACCATGGACATGCCGGCTGACTTGCCGCCTGTGGTGGCCGACCCGGCCCGTATCCGGCAGGTTCTGGTCAACCTGGTGGACAATGCCGTCAAATACACGAATGACGGAGGAACCATCGTGGTCCGCGCCCGCCGGGAAGACCCGCAGGTCCGTGTGGACGTGGTGGATGACGGCATCGGCATTGCGCCCGAGGACCTGCCGCGCCTCACGGAACGCTTCTTCCGCGTGGACAAATCCCGGTCGCGCTCGGCCGGTGGCACCGGTCTCGGATTGTCCATCGTGAAGCACATCCTGGCGGCACACGACCAGGTCCTGCTCATTGAAAGTCGCGTGGGTGACGGCTCCACGTTCGGGTTCCGGCTTGATGTTGCGTCGGCGGAGGGGTAATCTTCCGCGTTCCGCTCGAATGCGAGCCCACCCATTTCCCCAGACCGTCACTCCCCCTTGTCACCCGAAGGGATCCCGCCATGCGCCAGACGCATCTCCTGACCCGCCCGCAGAAACTGTATGTCATCTGCGCCGGCATCTTCATAACGGCGCTCGTCGTCGCCGAAGCCACCGCAAGCAAGTTCTTCACGGCCTTCCAGCTGCCCTTCACCATCACCATCCTGGGCATGGAGTTTTCGGAGGTCGTGATGACGGCAGGCGTGCTGGCCTTTCCCATCACGTTCATCGTGACCGACCTGCTGAACGAGTATTACGGCAAGCCCGGCATCCGATTCGTGACCTACCTGGGCATGGTCATGATCATCTTCGAGTTCGGCCTGCTCCAGCTGGCCATGGGCGTCCCGACGGCACCCATTTCCCCGGTTCCGGAAGAGGCCTTCAACACGGTTTTCGGGGCCACGGGACGGATTATCATAGGCAGCATTACGGCCTACGTCATCGGTCAGTTGGTGGATATCACCCTGTTCCACTGGATCCGGAAACGCACCCAGGGGCGGCATCTCTGGTTGCGCGCCACGGGGTCCACGCTGGGCTCGCAGTTCATGGATACGTTCATCGTGCTCTCCATTGCCTTCGCCGGGCAACTCGCGCTCGGGGAAATCGTGGCCATCACGCTGTTCAACTATTCCTATAAGTTCATCATTGCCGTCCTGATTACGCCCGTCATTTATGGCGCTCACTGGGTCATGGATTGGTATCTGGGGGACGAGGTAGCCGCAACGCTCATCCAGACGGCCGCCGGGGAGGGGAGCCCGGCAACGCCGGCATGACGTCTGCCGGAGCCCCTGCAAAACGGGATGGATTTATACCTTCCGGGGGCGGATGGGAAAACGTATCTTGCAGTTTCTCCAGAATCCAAAATCCCATGCCCAAGGTGTTGACCCCCAAGGTCCTGGCTGCCACGGCTCACAGAACCTGCCAGCGTGCCCGCCTGTTGTGCGCGGCGGTCCTTTTCGCCACTGTGGCCGTGCCCGCCGCAACCGTGCCCGCAGCGGCACAGACCGTCACGCAGCCCTTCACGTTCTCGATCGTGGGCCACGACCTGCCGGCCGTCCGGAGTGGCGGAGTGGTCTGGGGAGACATGGACGGCGACGGGGATCTGGATGCCGCCCTGGCCGGATTGTCCGAAGGTGAGGCCGTTTCGGCCGTGTACCGGAACGACGGACAGACGTCCACCGGATTCGTGTTCACGCGCGTTGAATTACCGGGCAGTGCCGTGACCTACGCCCGCGTTTCGTGGGGCGACGTGGACGGGGACGGCGACCTGGACCTGCTGCTCATGGGTT
Coding sequences:
- a CDS encoding sugar phosphate isomerase/epimerase codes for the protein MSRPITLFTGQWADLPLDTLARKAADWGYDGLELACWGDHFDVQRALSETDYCAGVRRRLAQYGLEVHAISNHLVGQAVCDRIDERHKAILPARVWGDGEATGVQARAAHEMKDTARAAAKLGVDVVNGFTGSSIWHLLYSFPPVSQDMIDAGFADFATRWTPILDVFREEGVRFALEVHPTEIAFDTASAARAVEAIGGHKAFGFNYDPSHLAYQGVDYVGFISAFAERIFHVHVKDVWWATHGTEAGVFGGHTDFGDARRHWEFRSPGRGSVDFEEIIRALNRIGYVGPLSVEWEDIGMDREHGAEEACAFVGAVDFPPSDVAFDAAFSKQTEPN
- a CDS encoding Gfo/Idh/MocA family oxidoreductase; translated protein: MLGGGPGAFIGAVHRMAARMDGEIELVAGAFSSRPEASAAMGRELYLDPDRVYDSWEQLLDAEAERAENAASNPSAAPLDFVAIVTPNGLHYPMARRALERGFDVICDKPMTTSLADAEDLCRLVTDTGRMFVLTHNYTGYPMVRQARAMVRAGELGRVRKIVVEYPQGWLSTLLEASGNKQAVWRTDPAMAGPSSALGDIGTHCENLVHFVTGLEMAELFADLGSVVIGRDMEDDASLLIHYDGGARGILYASQISVGEENNLTLRVYGERAALTWRQEHPNQLHLLTSNGPAQVLTRASSYLSPEASDASRLPPGHPEGFIEGFANLYRDAATAFRTREQGLLPTVQDGARGMHFIETALRSSRERQWMDARYTPPGG
- a CDS encoding response regulator transcription factor — protein: MNLQVPTRERPLILIVDDEDDILDLLQYNLQKEDYDTLAARDGAEGLELAAKHVPDIIILDIMMPRMDGLEACRRMREHSTLLTVPILILTARSEAADQVVGLDSGADIYLAKPISIPVLLSQVKALLRGSSRYDTPPDLLRIMDLEIDRDRYVVRRTGTDFTIRLARKEFDLLYFFASRPGKVFSRQDLLDRVWGRDVYVVDRTVDVHVRKIREKIGDHYIETIKGVGYRFADTLPAR
- a CDS encoding ATP-binding protein; translation: MPRALPIRNQIATRVAAGTAAALLVAGLLAAWAGWLPTWWSAALLALAAGIAAHVAVRRVIGDRLQQAELALRLIRKHDFERMGQAETSAERGDELDDLLRQINRTGHILRSEFEEISNMESYRREFVGNVSHELKTPIFSIRGFAETLMNGALDDPAVNRSFVEKIVRNADRLSSLASDLSEISKLETGEQGMHPETFDMRRLSKDVIDSVEPMAAERSISITMDMPADLPPVVADPARIRQVLVNLVDNAVKYTNDGGTIVVRARREDPQVRVDVVDDGIGIAPEDLPRLTERFFRVDKSRSRSAGGTGLGLSIVKHILAAHDQVLLIESRVGDGSTFGFRLDVASAEG
- a CDS encoding queuosine precursor transporter; the protein is MRQTHLLTRPQKLYVICAGIFITALVVAEATASKFFTAFQLPFTITILGMEFSEVVMTAGVLAFPITFIVTDLLNEYYGKPGIRFVTYLGMVMIIFEFGLLQLAMGVPTAPISPVPEEAFNTVFGATGRIIIGSITAYVIGQLVDITLFHWIRKRTQGRHLWLRATGSTLGSQFMDTFIVLSIAFAGQLALGEIVAITLFNYSYKFIIAVLITPVIYGAHWVMDWYLGDEVAATLIQTAAGEGSPATPA